Proteins encoded within one genomic window of Balaenoptera musculus isolate JJ_BM4_2016_0621 chromosome 12, mBalMus1.pri.v3, whole genome shotgun sequence:
- the LOC118905470 gene encoding transcription initiation factor TFIID subunit 9B-like encodes MQSGKMAPPENAPRDASVMAQILKDMGITEYEQRVKNQMLELAFPYMTSILHDANIYSSHAKKPNVDADHVRLAIQCRADQSFTSPPPRDVLLDIARQKNQTPLPLIKPCAGPRLPPDRYCLTAPNYRLKSLIKKGPNQRRLVPRLSVGAVSSRPTTPTIVPATTAVQNVLLIPSMIGPQNILITTNMVLSQSTANEPNPLKRKHGDDDETDAM; translated from the coding sequence ATGCAGTCGGGCAAGATGGCGCCTCCCGAGAACGCTCCGAGAGACGCCTCGGTGATGGCACAGATCCTGAAGGATATGGGAATTACGGAGTACGAACAAAGGGTTAAAAATCAAATGTTGGAACTTGCTTTCCCATATATGACTTCAATTCTGCATGatgcaaacatttattcaagCCATGCTAAGAAACCTAATGTTGATGCAGATCATGTGAGACTGGCAATCCAGTGTCGGGCTGACCAGTCTTTTACCTCTCCTCCCCCTAGAGATGTTTTACTGGATATTGCAAGGCAGAAAAATCAAACCCCTTTACCACTGATTAAGCCATGTGCAGGACCCAGACTGCCACCTGACAGATATTGCTTAACAGCTCCGAACTACAGGCTAAAGTCCTTAATTAAAAAGGGACCTAACCAAAGAAGACTGGTTCCACGGTTAAGTGTTGGTGCTGTTAGTAGCAGACCTACCACTCCTACTATCGTTCCTGCAACAACTGCAGTTCAAAATGTTCTGCTTATTCCTTCAATGATTGGGCCCCAAAATATTCTTATTACCACCAACATGGTTTTATCACAGAGCACGGCCAATGAACCAAACCCACTGAAGAGAAAACACGGAGATGATGATGAAACAGATGCTATGTAA